One Neovison vison isolate M4711 chromosome 2, ASM_NN_V1, whole genome shotgun sequence genomic window carries:
- the LOC122898957 gene encoding olfactory receptor 13A1 has product MKLWVEIHLIVLETPLSPRTMNNQTLVTEFILQGFSEHPEYHVLLFSCFLSLYSVALIGNILIILAITFNPGLHTPMYFFLFNLATMDIICTSSIMPKALEGLLSKDSSISYGGCMAQLYFLTWSASSELLLLTVMAYDRYAAICHPLHYSTTMSKAFCCKLAIGVWVLCAFNTAIHTGLMLRLNFCGPNVITHFFCEVPPLLLLSCSSTYVNSIMIVLADAFYGILNFLMTIVSYGFIISSILKMRTAEGKKKAFSTCSSHLIVVCMYYTAVFYAYISPVSSYSAEKSKLAGVLYTMVSPTLNPLIYTLRNKEVKAALRKLFTFSRN; this is encoded by the coding sequence ATGAAGCTGTGGGTAGAGATTCACCTGATAGTCCTGGAAACCCCTCTCAGCCCAAGAACCATGAATAACCAGACACTAGTAACAGAATTTATCCTGCAGGGCTTTTCAGAGCACCCAGAATACCATGTGCTCTTATTCAGctgtttcctctccctctactctgtGGCTCTCATAGGTAATATTCTCATCATTTTGGCCATCACCTTCAACCCTGGGCTTCATACCCCCATGTACTTTTTTCTCTTCAACTTGGCTACTATGGATATTATTTGCACCTCTTCCATTATGCCCAAAGCGCTGGAGGGTCTGCTGTCAAAGGACAGCTCCATCTCTTATGGGGGCTGCATGGCCCAGCTCTATTTCCTCACATGGTCTGCATCCTCTGAGCTGCTGCTCCTCACGGTCATGGCCTATGACCGGTACGCAGCCATCTGCCATCCTCTGCATTACAGCACCACAATGAGCAAGGCATTCTGCTGCAAGCTGGCTATAGGTGTATGGGTGCTCTGTGCCTTCAACACGGCCATCCATACGGGGCTGATGCTACGGTTAAATTTCTGTGGCCCCAATGTCATTACCCATTTTTTTTGTGAGGTCCCTCCTCTGTTGCTTCTCTCCTGTAGCTCCACCTATGTGAACAGCATCATGATTGTCCTGGCTGATGCGTTTTATGGCATATTGAACTTCCTGATGACCATCGTGTCATACGGCTTTATCATCTCTAGCATCCTCAAGATGCGGACTgcagaggggaagaagaaagccttttccacctgctcctcccacctgaTTGTGGTGTGCATGTATTATACTGCTGTCTTCTATGCCTACATAAGCCCAGTCTCCAGCTATAGTGCAGAGAAGAGCAAGTTGGCTGGCGTACTGTATACTATGGTGAGCCCTACACTCAACCCCCTCATCTATACTTTGAGAAACAAGGAGGTCAAGGCAGCCCTCAGGAAGCTTTTCACCTTCTCCAGAAATTAA
- the LOC122898958 gene encoding olfactory receptor 6C74-like gives MEHARNQTEVQEFILEGFPNVQHLGMVLFMVHLLAYLTSIMGNILIIIITWVDHRLQTPMYFFLSSFSFFECCFITTVIPKLLAIFLSGKQSISFSACFTQAFVFLSLGTTVFFLMAVLSLDRYLAICKPLYYPTIMNPRMCFLLVMACLALGFVLMVFPVIMLSQSSFCGPHVIPHFFCDFGPLIHLSCSDTRSTELLAFVLALVILLTSLIITIIAYSNIVVTIMRLPSAKEQQKAFSTCSSHLMVLFLMYGSCVFIYVKPKQTNRLNSNREAALVNTVVTPLLNPVIYTLRNKQVHQALRNALSRVRLQK, from the coding sequence ATGGAGCATGCAAGAAACCAGACAGAAGTTCAGGAATTCATCCTGGAGGGCTTTCCTAATGTCCAGCACCTTGGGATGGTTCTCTTCATGGTGCATCTGTTGGCATACCTGACCTCCATCATGGGAAACATACTCATAATCATCATCACCTGGGTTGACCATCGTCTCCAGacacccatgtacttcttccttagCAGTTTCTCCTTTTTTGAATGCTGTTTTATAACCACTGTTATTCCAAAATTGCTGGCCATCTTTCTGTCAGGGAAACAAtcaatttccttttctgcctGCTTCACACAagcctttgtctttctttccctggGAACAACTGTTTTCTTCCTTATGGCTGTATTATCCCTAGATCGGTACTTGGCCATTTGCAAACCTCTGTATTACCCAACCATCATGAACCCAAGGATGTGTTTCCTTCTAGTCATGGCCTGTTTAGCTTTGGGCTTTGTCCTCATGGTGTTTCCAGTTATAATGCTTTCCCAGTCATCCTTCTGTGGCCCCCATGTCATCCCTCACTTCTTCTGTGATTTTGGGCCCCTGATTCATCTCTCTTGTTCTGACACCAGATCTACTGAATTGTTGGCCTTTGTCCTTGCTTTGGTTATCCTTTTGACATCTCTTATCATAACCATCATTGCATACAGCAACATAGTAGTGACAATTATGCGACTACCATCAGCCAAGGAGCAGCAGAAAGCTTTCTCTACCTGTTCCTCTCACCTCATGGTTCTCTTTCTGATGTATGGCAgttgtgtgtttatatatgtgaAGCCAAAGCAAACGAACAGGCTAAACTCCAACAGAGAGGCTGCCCTTGTGAACACGGTGGTGACCCCATTGCTCAACCCTGTCATCTATACTCTGCGGAATAAGCAGGTCCACCAGGCTCTGAGGAATGCTCTGTCCAGGGTTAGATTGCAAAAATAG